In a single window of the Acetivibrio clariflavus DSM 19732 genome:
- the hisG gene encoding ATP phosphoribosyltransferase → MRYLTVALSKGRLTELSVELFEAIGLDCTELKGSSRKLILTDEKNKVKFFLAKPSDVPTYVEYGAADLGIVGKDTLLEEGRHLYEVLNLGFAACRMVVAGPAELQGKLDQLNNIRVATKYPRIAREYFELKRRESIEVIKLNGSVELAPLVGLSEVIVDLVESGRTLKENGLVVLDHIADISARLVVNRVSMKMESERINNIVDGIRKELEKR, encoded by the coding sequence ATGAGATATTTAACGGTGGCATTGTCAAAAGGAAGGCTTACAGAGCTTTCAGTAGAGCTTTTTGAAGCTATTGGGTTAGATTGTACTGAACTTAAAGGTTCATCAAGGAAGCTTATTTTAACTGATGAGAAAAATAAAGTTAAGTTCTTCCTTGCCAAGCCAAGCGATGTGCCAACTTATGTTGAGTACGGGGCTGCGGATTTGGGAATTGTGGGGAAGGATACCCTTCTGGAAGAGGGAAGGCACTTATATGAAGTATTGAACTTAGGATTTGCGGCGTGTAGAATGGTGGTGGCAGGTCCTGCCGAACTTCAAGGTAAGCTGGATCAACTAAACAATATAAGAGTGGCAACAAAATATCCCCGAATTGCAAGGGAATATTTTGAACTGAAAAGAAGAGAATCTATCGAGGTAATCAAGCTGAACGGTTCTGTAGAACTTGCACCTTTGGTAGGATTGTCGGAAGTTATAGTTGACTTGGTTGAAAGCGGAAGGACACTTAAAGAAAACGGATTGGTAGTACTGGACCACATTGCCGACATAAGCGCAAGGCTGGTGGTAAATAGAGTAAGTATGAAGATGGAAAGCGAACGAATAAACAATATAGTGGACGGTATAAGAAAAGAACTGGAAAAGAGGTGA
- a CDS encoding cellulase family glycosylhydrolase codes for MKIGRRIIAFAAALMLAAYCLATTNKVEVQAVDTNNDDWLHCEGNKIVDMYGNEVWLTGANWFGFNCSENVFHGSWYDVKTILSSVADRGINFLRIPISTELLYSWMIGKPNKVSSVTASNNPPYHVVNPDFYDPETDGPKNSMEIFDIIIGYCKELGIKVMIDIHSPDANNSGHNYELWYGKATDTAGVVTTQMWIDTLVWLVDKYKNDDTILAIDLKNEPHGKRGYTGNKCPSDIAKWDDSKDENNWKYAAERCAKAILEVNPKLLIVIEGVEQYPKTEKGYTYDTPDIWGASPEESPWYSAWWGGNLRGVKDYPIDLGPLNSQIVYSPHDYGPSVYAQPWFEKNFTTQTLLDDYWYDTWAYIHDQNIAPLLIGEWGGHMDGGKNQKWMELLRDYIVENRIHHTFWCINPNSGDTGGLLGNDWATWDEAKYGLLKKALWQTKDGKFIGLDHQIPLGKNGISLGEYYKTPQVPTPTTSKTPTPTPVITPTPVITPTPSNYLLGDVNGDNEFNSVDYALLKMYLLGMGTPDYPLWKEAADMNKDGRIDSIDYALMKKTLLGIKD; via the coding sequence ATGAAAATAGGCAGAAGAATTATTGCGTTTGCCGCAGCACTGATGCTTGCTGCTTATTGTTTGGCAACAACCAATAAAGTAGAAGTGCAGGCGGTGGACACAAATAATGATGACTGGCTGCATTGCGAAGGAAATAAGATTGTCGATATGTATGGAAACGAAGTTTGGCTTACCGGTGCAAACTGGTTCGGATTTAACTGCAGTGAAAATGTTTTTCATGGCTCATGGTATGATGTTAAGACTATTCTATCCAGTGTGGCGGACAGAGGTATAAACTTCTTGAGAATACCTATTTCCACAGAGCTTCTGTACAGTTGGATGATAGGAAAGCCAAACAAAGTTTCAAGTGTTACAGCAAGCAATAATCCGCCTTATCATGTTGTGAATCCCGATTTTTATGATCCAGAAACCGATGGACCTAAAAACAGTATGGAGATATTTGATATCATAATCGGATACTGTAAAGAGCTTGGAATAAAAGTAATGATTGATATACACAGCCCTGATGCCAATAATTCCGGGCACAATTATGAATTATGGTATGGCAAGGCCACAGATACAGCAGGTGTGGTCACCACCCAAATGTGGATAGATACATTGGTATGGCTTGTAGACAAGTATAAAAATGATGATACTATTTTGGCTATAGATTTGAAGAATGAACCTCATGGAAAGCGTGGCTATACCGGAAACAAATGTCCTTCCGATATAGCTAAATGGGATGATTCCAAAGACGAAAACAACTGGAAATATGCCGCAGAAAGATGTGCTAAAGCAATACTTGAAGTGAATCCAAAACTTTTGATAGTTATTGAAGGTGTTGAGCAATATCCCAAAACTGAAAAAGGATATACATATGACACTCCAGATATCTGGGGCGCAAGTCCAGAGGAGTCTCCATGGTATAGTGCATGGTGGGGCGGCAACCTTAGAGGAGTTAAAGACTATCCTATAGACTTAGGTCCATTAAACAGCCAAATAGTATATTCGCCGCATGACTACGGTCCTTCCGTTTATGCTCAACCATGGTTTGAAAAGAATTTCACAACTCAGACATTATTGGATGATTACTGGTATGATACTTGGGCATATATACATGATCAAAATATTGCACCCCTTTTAATAGGTGAGTGGGGCGGACACATGGACGGCGGAAAGAATCAGAAGTGGATGGAATTGCTCAGAGATTACATTGTAGAAAACCGTATCCATCATACTTTCTGGTGCATAAATCCTAATTCCGGTGATACCGGTGGATTGCTCGGAAACGATTGGGCTACATGGGATGAAGCAAAATACGGACTTTTGAAAAAAGCTTTATGGCAGACTAAAGACGGTAAATTCATAGGTCTTGACCATCAAATTCCTCTTGGCAAAAACGGTATTTCATTAGGTGAATACTATAAGACACCTCAAGTTCCGACACCGACAACGTCTAAGACTCCTACACCAACACCGGTTATTACTCCTACACCGGTTATAACTCCGACACCTTCAAATTATTTGCTTGGAGATGTTAATGGAGATAATGAGTTTAATTCCGTGGATTATGCATTGCTAAAGATGTATTTGTTAGGCATGGGAACTCCGGATTATCCTTTATGGAAAGAAGCTGCCGATATGAACAAAGACGGAAGAATTGACTCAATAGATTATGCGCTTATGAAAAAGACGTTGTTGGGAATAAAAGACTAA
- the hisD gene encoding histidinol dehydrogenase: MIQFIDLRANKDSDIFNKLASRNQIEYGDIQDRVSDIVNNVKKNGDNAVFEYTALFDKVELTSDNLKVSPDEIEKAYGKVGKELIEVIKKARNNIAKFHEKQLEKSWFTTGEDGVILGQLYNPIEVVGIYTPGGTAAYPSSVLMNAVPAKVAGVKRIVMVTPPGGTDGINPAILVAANEAGVDEIYKIGGAQAIAALAFGTESIPKVDKIVGPGNIYVALAKRMVYGYCDIDMIAGPSEIMVVADETANPKYAAADMLSQAEHDALASAILVTTSEKITEEVKRELEIQLNKLPRKEIAEKSLKDFGAIILVDDIDSAVDVVNRIAPEHLELCVSEPFSLISYIKNAGAIFLGNYSSEPLGDYYAGPNHVLPTSGTARFFSPLNVSEFMKKSSIISYSKKALQQVKDDVIKFAEAEGLKAHANAIRVRFE; this comes from the coding sequence ATGATACAGTTTATAGATTTGAGAGCAAACAAAGACAGCGATATTTTCAACAAGCTTGCATCCAGAAACCAGATTGAATATGGAGATATACAGGACAGGGTTTCAGATATTGTCAACAACGTTAAAAAGAATGGAGATAATGCTGTTTTTGAGTATACTGCCCTGTTTGACAAGGTTGAGCTTACTTCAGATAATTTGAAAGTTTCTCCTGATGAGATAGAAAAAGCTTATGGAAAAGTAGGCAAGGAACTTATAGAGGTAATTAAAAAGGCCAGAAATAATATAGCAAAGTTCCATGAAAAACAGTTGGAAAAGTCATGGTTTACAACGGGTGAAGATGGTGTTATATTAGGGCAACTTTATAATCCCATTGAAGTAGTTGGTATCTATACTCCAGGCGGAACTGCAGCATATCCTTCATCGGTTCTTATGAATGCTGTTCCGGCTAAGGTTGCAGGGGTAAAGAGGATTGTAATGGTTACTCCCCCGGGAGGAACTGACGGAATCAATCCTGCCATCCTGGTGGCAGCTAATGAGGCTGGTGTAGACGAGATATATAAAATTGGCGGTGCACAGGCAATTGCGGCACTTGCTTTTGGAACAGAGTCCATTCCTAAAGTAGACAAGATCGTAGGCCCTGGGAATATATATGTTGCATTGGCAAAAAGGATGGTCTATGGATATTGTGATATAGATATGATTGCAGGACCAAGCGAAATAATGGTTGTTGCCGATGAAACGGCAAATCCAAAGTATGCAGCCGCGGATATGCTTTCACAGGCTGAGCACGATGCACTTGCTTCGGCTATTTTAGTAACTACGTCGGAAAAGATAACTGAAGAGGTAAAGCGAGAATTGGAAATACAGCTTAATAAACTGCCGAGGAAAGAAATAGCTGAGAAGTCCTTGAAAGACTTTGGCGCAATTATACTGGTTGACGACATAGATAGTGCTGTCGATGTTGTAAACAGGATTGCACCGGAGCATCTCGAACTATGTGTGAGTGAACCTTTCAGTCTCATTAGTTATATAAAAAATGCCGGGGCGATTTTCTTGGGGAATTACTCCTCGGAACCATTGGGAGACTATTATGCAGGACCTAACCATGTTTTGCCTACAAGTGGAACGGCAAGGTTTTTCTCACCGCTGAATGTTTCGGAATTTATGAAAAAATCAAGTATTATATCCTACTCAAAAAAGGCTTTGCAGCAGGTAAAAGATGATGTGATAAAGTTC
- a CDS encoding zinc ribbon domain-containing protein translates to MKTCIACGMPMEDISDFAANDPSKDYCVHCSRPDGEMQSFEEKRENLTQFIVKTQGFDVNAAQKVAENMMRKLPAWKKYFD, encoded by the coding sequence ATGAAAACATGTATTGCTTGTGGCATGCCTATGGAGGATATTTCGGACTTTGCTGCAAACGATCCAAGTAAGGATTATTGTGTCCACTGTTCGCGTCCCGACGGAGAGATGCAGTCTTTTGAAGAAAAGAGAGAGAACCTTACTCAATTTATAGTCAAAACACAGGGATTTGATGTAAATGCTGCCCAAAAAGTAGCTGAAAACATGATGCGCAAATTACCTGCGTGGAAGAAATATTTTGACTAA
- a CDS encoding TetR/AcrR family transcriptional regulator translates to MADSTRQIQKLNTRKKIIETAYKIFSERGFSVPSNIIAKEAGVSHGSIFAHFPTINDLMVSLLSEFGDKIGMNLHKLAKKCDSMENLLKEHLRVLEEYEAFYCRLISEKNVLPEEAKDIFAFIQSTVAFHFSSVIEREIEKGTVKKLPIPILYNTWLGLVHYYLMNRDFFSDSDGSVIKRYGPELVSTYLKLIKNEKEVYE, encoded by the coding sequence ATGGCAGATTCTACACGACAGATTCAAAAATTGAATACTCGTAAAAAAATTATTGAAACTGCTTACAAAATTTTCTCTGAAAGAGGTTTTTCTGTTCCATCAAATATTATCGCTAAAGAAGCAGGAGTCTCACATGGTTCGATATTTGCCCATTTCCCTACTATAAATGATTTGATGGTCAGTTTGCTTTCAGAATTCGGGGATAAAATAGGGATGAATCTACATAAACTCGCAAAAAAATGTGACAGCATGGAGAATCTATTGAAAGAGCATTTGAGAGTCTTGGAAGAATACGAAGCATTTTACTGCAGATTAATTTCAGAAAAAAATGTTTTACCTGAAGAAGCAAAAGACATTTTTGCATTTATTCAATCTACTGTGGCCTTTCATTTCAGCAGTGTCATTGAACGTGAGATAGAAAAGGGAACAGTCAAAAAACTACCGATTCCTATACTGTATAACACATGGCTTGGCCTTGTTCATTATTATCTGATGAATAGGGATTTCTTCTCGGATTCTGATGGATCAGTTATAAAAAGATACGGTCCGGAATTGGTATCTACATATCTAAAATTAATTAAAAATGAAAAGGAGGTATATGAATGA
- a CDS encoding ArnT family glycosyltransferase, with amino-acid sequence MFWVLASINEKIKFLFFVLFGVVFFLLAIVNAKRIDGNSYKYAVLYLVAVIIFSYLILKIKNRWLFLIGLSAFAMALRLAWIFLADTQPVSDFSLLNRAANLILEGKYSEVKAIDYFNVWVYQLGFSVYCAVLYFVFGSNILVVKVFNALLSVGIVMIVYFITAKIFNEKAARISSFLYAIYIQSVIFNSLLTNQIISAFFIYLGILIIAYGNGWFWYLLSGISIAVGHIMRPEGSFTLYMIVISIVTYNILNRPKKREMFSKRRNIESIGIVLMLSKIAVLVLAFNLTVQLFSYSLKAADITDYNFGNRNVYWKFVLGLNSSTNGGYSNEDVKILNEYPVGEELYRAEKEVIRERLSNKQELIKLMIRKFNIMWTHNDSSIQFIYPGTQLTSSQINHIVGFEKIQFTLLMFLVCFTVFMSIKSKMNDLNLFIIMVLISANFAVYLLIEIQTRYRYFIIPAFFILSGYCMAAITEYVEGGFKPRSRIDFLH; translated from the coding sequence ATGTTCTGGGTTTTGGCAAGTATCAATGAAAAAATTAAATTTTTGTTTTTTGTGTTATTTGGAGTGGTTTTCTTTTTGCTGGCCATTGTAAATGCCAAAAGAATAGATGGAAATTCCTATAAATATGCAGTGTTGTACCTGGTGGCAGTAATAATTTTTTCATATTTAATACTGAAAATAAAGAATAGATGGCTGTTTCTGATAGGACTATCAGCGTTTGCTATGGCTTTGAGATTGGCATGGATATTTTTGGCCGATACCCAGCCGGTGTCGGATTTCAGTCTGTTAAACAGAGCGGCAAACCTGATTCTGGAAGGTAAATATTCGGAAGTAAAAGCTATTGACTACTTTAATGTCTGGGTGTATCAACTAGGGTTTTCTGTTTATTGCGCTGTTTTATACTTTGTATTCGGAAGCAATATTTTGGTTGTCAAAGTGTTTAATGCCCTACTATCTGTCGGCATTGTAATGATAGTATATTTTATCACTGCGAAAATTTTCAATGAAAAAGCAGCTCGAATTTCAAGTTTTCTTTATGCAATTTATATTCAGTCGGTTATATTTAATTCACTGCTTACCAATCAGATTATTTCTGCATTTTTTATATATTTAGGTATATTGATTATCGCTTATGGAAACGGGTGGTTTTGGTATCTGCTTTCGGGAATTTCGATAGCAGTAGGACATATTATGAGACCTGAAGGCAGCTTTACATTATATATGATTGTTATATCAATTGTGACATATAATATTTTAAATCGGCCGAAAAAAAGGGAAATGTTCAGTAAGAGGAGGAATATAGAATCTATTGGTATTGTCTTGATGCTTTCTAAAATTGCAGTATTGGTGCTGGCTTTTAATTTAACTGTTCAACTGTTCAGTTACTCGCTGAAAGCAGCAGACATTACCGATTATAATTTTGGAAACCGCAATGTATATTGGAAATTTGTACTTGGCTTAAATTCTTCCACAAATGGGGGATATTCCAATGAAGATGTAAAAATTCTTAATGAATATCCCGTAGGGGAAGAGTTATATCGTGCTGAAAAGGAGGTAATCCGCGAAAGGCTCAGCAATAAACAGGAATTAATAAAACTAATGATAAGGAAATTCAATATTATGTGGACCCATAATGACAGCAGTATTCAGTTTATATATCCGGGTACCCAATTGACTTCAAGCCAAATAAACCATATTGTGGGCTTTGAGAAGATCCAGTTTACATTGCTTATGTTTTTGGTATGCTTTACGGTTTTTATGTCAATAAAAAGCAAAATGAACGACTTGAACTTGTTCATAATAATGGTGCTTATCTCAGCCAACTTTGCCGTATATTTGCTGATTGAGATTCAAACAAGATACAGATATTTTATTATTCCTGCATTTTTTATATTGTCAGGATATTGTATGGCTGCAATAACGGAATATGTCGAAGGTGGTTTCAAACCTCGCAGCAGAATTGATTTCTTGCATTAA
- the hisZ gene encoding ATP phosphoribosyltransferase regulatory subunit, producing MTKWKIYTPEGVQDILVNECFVKRNLEDKIRKVFRSSGFYEVETPIVEFYDAFLAEDGITAQETMFKFFDQQGRILVLRPEITIPIARLAATKFKDVNHPLRFCYIGNAFNYKELGGGKQKEFTQAGVELLGVNSPEADAEIIATAIKAVKACGLENFQIDIGQVDFFKGLMEETGLSAEETEQMRVLIDRKDYLAVEELVKTHNIREDLKELVLSLPRLFGSLDVIDRVEKYSLNEKSINALENLRKVLKILDDYKLSKYVSIDLGMVQSLNYYTGIIFRGFTYGVGFPILSGGRYDNLVEKFGKNSPATGFSLGINMIMMALERQKIETEKPSIDSLICYKEEGRKTAFEVCQALRNQGLVIEMDVTGNGIDELKQYARMKGIGGIINILDDQKIEIHNIEENQISTVTMDELLRR from the coding sequence TTGACTAAATGGAAAATATATACTCCTGAAGGCGTTCAGGATATTCTTGTAAATGAGTGCTTTGTTAAAAGAAATCTTGAAGATAAGATTAGAAAGGTGTTTAGAAGTTCCGGTTTTTATGAAGTTGAGACTCCCATTGTTGAGTTTTACGATGCGTTTCTTGCGGAGGATGGAATTACTGCTCAGGAGACCATGTTTAAGTTTTTCGACCAACAGGGACGAATACTGGTTTTGAGGCCGGAAATTACAATTCCCATAGCAAGACTTGCGGCAACCAAATTTAAAGATGTAAACCATCCGCTAAGATTTTGCTATATAGGAAATGCCTTTAATTATAAAGAATTGGGTGGAGGAAAGCAAAAGGAATTTACCCAGGCAGGGGTTGAACTTTTAGGAGTAAATTCGCCGGAGGCTGATGCGGAAATAATTGCAACGGCAATAAAAGCGGTGAAAGCTTGCGGACTGGAAAATTTCCAGATAGATATAGGTCAGGTGGATTTCTTCAAAGGTTTGATGGAAGAAACGGGACTTTCTGCTGAAGAGACGGAGCAAATGAGGGTTCTCATTGACCGGAAGGACTATCTTGCAGTGGAGGAATTGGTAAAGACACATAATATCAGAGAGGATTTAAAGGAACTGGTACTGAGTCTTCCAAGATTGTTTGGCTCTTTGGATGTTATTGATAGGGTTGAAAAATATTCCCTTAATGAAAAGTCAATAAACGCCCTCGAAAATTTGAGGAAAGTACTTAAAATCCTGGATGATTACAAGCTTAGCAAATATGTATCAATTGATCTTGGAATGGTGCAAAGCCTGAATTACTATACCGGAATAATTTTCAGAGGCTTTACCTACGGTGTGGGATTCCCGATTTTAAGCGGAGGAAGATATGACAATTTAGTGGAAAAGTTTGGGAAGAATAGTCCCGCTACCGGATTTTCTTTGGGGATAAACATGATAATGATGGCTCTTGAGCGTCAAAAGATTGAAACTGAAAAACCTTCGATAGACAGCCTTATATGCTATAAAGAAGAAGGCAGGAAGACCGCCTTTGAGGTTTGCCAGGCTTTAAGAAATCAGGGACTTGTCATTGAGATGGATGTTACGGGAAATGGAATAGATGAATTGAAACAATATGCGCGTATGAAAGGAATAGGTGGCATAATAAACATTCTTGATGACCAGAAGATCGAAATACATAATATTGAAGAAAATCAAATTTCAACTGTTACTATGGATGAGCTTTTAAGGAGGTAA
- a CDS encoding VIT1/CCC1 transporter family protein, translating into MSKLSYKIDADTMKSLQKAQKNEITEYHIYSKLSSFIKNKQNSNILQQIAQDELRHHNRLKKFTGTDMKPNILKVYFYTFISVIFGITFGIKLMEKGESSSEKLYGELGNNIEEFKIISNEENKHEKELIEIIEEEKLQFVGSMVLGLNDALVELTGTLAGLTFALKNTRLIALSGLITGIAASLSMAASEYLSTRTEKDSSLALKSSLYTGGTYVFTVACLVLPYLLFSNYVLCLVITIIAAILIILIFNFYISVAKDLPFRQRFFEMSGISLGVAGISFIIGYLVRLFLGVDV; encoded by the coding sequence GTGAGTAAATTGAGTTACAAAATAGATGCCGATACAATGAAATCTTTGCAAAAGGCTCAAAAAAACGAAATTACAGAATACCATATTTACTCAAAACTATCCTCATTCATAAAAAATAAACAAAACAGCAATATCCTTCAACAAATCGCCCAGGATGAACTCCGCCACCATAACAGGCTAAAAAAGTTTACAGGAACTGATATGAAGCCAAACATTTTGAAAGTATATTTTTATACCTTTATTTCAGTAATATTCGGTATTACTTTTGGAATAAAGCTTATGGAAAAAGGGGAAAGCAGTTCGGAAAAACTATATGGAGAGCTCGGCAATAATATTGAGGAATTCAAAATAATATCAAATGAAGAAAATAAGCACGAAAAAGAGCTAATTGAAATAATAGAGGAGGAAAAGCTTCAATTTGTAGGTTCGATGGTCCTTGGACTGAATGACGCCTTGGTGGAACTCACCGGTACCCTGGCCGGTTTAACATTTGCATTGAAGAATACACGCCTCATAGCACTTTCAGGCCTTATAACAGGTATAGCAGCTTCCCTGTCAATGGCTGCATCCGAATACCTTTCCACCAGGACAGAGAAAGATAGTAGCCTTGCCCTGAAGTCGTCGTTATACACCGGAGGAACATATGTTTTCACCGTTGCGTGTCTTGTATTGCCTTACCTTTTATTTTCAAACTATGTGCTATGCCTTGTTATTACAATCATCGCTGCTATATTAATAATACTTATTTTTAATTTTTATATATCGGTGGCCAAGGATCTTCCATTTAGACAGAGATTTTTTGAAATGTCTGGTATCAGTTTGGGAGTTGCAGGTATCTCTTTTATAATCGGTTATCTTGTAAGGCTGTTCCTCGGAGTTGATGTTTAA
- a CDS encoding IS1182 family transposase has product MLKDKNNQLSIYSILYNKIPENHILKLINNAIDFSFINKLLEKSYCKYYGRPAKEPELMLRLLILQYLYNLSDERVIEEASLNLAYLWFLGINPEEELPHPSLLAKFRVHRLQEVTMDEIITEVVKQCVEKNIIKSGGISIDCTHTHANTVKKVPERILKHIAKKIFKNLEKEAGEIPEEINTNIPNYKEIADHREAKATMKAYVEEVIAQVEEKIEGEKHTKTCKVIEKAREILEDPKFIEQKSIRSLVDQDARVGYKSKTESFFGYKTEYAMTTKERIITAVRVYNGAYVDGTGFEELIDLTKDSGIEIKEVYGDKAYFRKPILDVIKENGAEAYIPISEMVYKIDESKYAYNKDSDQWFCDYGNYTVEKQRKIRKRDGRESWKYKFDVEGCQKCPKKDQCFKIGKSNTLEISVNIPEYYEYSQRAKTKEFIEKYKERASQEWKNGEMKRFHGLSRARGYGLRSMSMQSKLTALAVNLKRIAQLVSSLSKNNHYFLLLKIRIKCFRLYKTVKVA; this is encoded by the coding sequence ATGCTAAAAGATAAAAATAATCAATTAAGCATCTATTCAATATTATACAATAAAATTCCAGAAAATCATATACTTAAATTAATAAATAATGCAATTGATTTTAGTTTTATTAATAAACTACTCGAAAAGTCCTATTGTAAATATTATGGCAGACCTGCAAAAGAACCTGAACTTATGTTAAGGCTTTTAATTCTTCAATATTTGTACAACTTATCCGATGAACGTGTAATCGAGGAAGCTTCATTAAATCTGGCTTACTTATGGTTTCTTGGAATTAATCCTGAAGAAGAACTTCCCCATCCGAGTTTACTGGCAAAATTCAGAGTTCACAGGCTACAGGAAGTTACAATGGATGAAATAATAACGGAAGTAGTAAAACAGTGTGTAGAAAAAAATATAATTAAGTCTGGTGGAATTAGTATTGATTGTACACACACTCATGCCAATACTGTAAAAAAAGTACCCGAGAGGATATTAAAACATATTGCCAAAAAGATATTTAAAAATTTAGAAAAAGAGGCAGGAGAGATACCGGAAGAAATCAATACAAATATTCCAAACTATAAAGAAATAGCAGATCATAGAGAAGCAAAAGCGACAATGAAGGCTTATGTGGAAGAAGTAATTGCGCAGGTTGAAGAAAAAATTGAAGGGGAAAAACATACGAAAACATGCAAAGTTATAGAAAAAGCCCGTGAGATATTAGAAGACCCAAAATTTATAGAACAAAAGAGTATAAGGTCATTAGTAGACCAGGATGCAAGAGTAGGATATAAATCGAAAACAGAAAGTTTTTTTGGATATAAAACAGAGTATGCAATGACGACAAAAGAAAGGATAATAACGGCAGTAAGGGTATATAACGGTGCATACGTTGACGGTACAGGATTTGAAGAATTAATTGATTTGACAAAGGATAGCGGAATAGAAATAAAAGAGGTATATGGGGATAAAGCATATTTCAGGAAGCCAATTTTAGATGTAATAAAAGAAAACGGTGCCGAAGCGTACATACCGATTAGTGAAATGGTATACAAAATAGATGAGAGTAAATATGCGTATAATAAGGATTCGGACCAATGGTTTTGTGATTATGGGAATTATACCGTAGAGAAGCAGAGAAAGATAAGAAAAAGAGACGGTCGAGAATCATGGAAATATAAGTTTGATGTAGAAGGATGTCAAAAATGTCCAAAGAAAGATCAATGCTTCAAAATAGGGAAATCAAATACTCTAGAAATAAGTGTAAATATACCTGAATATTATGAATACAGCCAAAGAGCAAAAACGAAGGAATTTATAGAAAAATATAAAGAACGAGCAAGTCAAGAGTGGAAAAATGGAGAGATGAAGAGATTTCATGGATTAAGCCGTGCCCGAGGGTACGGCTTAAGAAGCATGTCAATGCAATCAAAATTAACAGCATTGGCAGTAAATTTAAAGAGGATAGCCCAACTGGTATCCTCTTTAAGTAAAAATAATCATTATTTTTTGCTTTTGAAAATTAGAATTAAATGTTTTCGGCTGTATAAAACTGTAAAAGTGGCTTAA